The genomic window TTCACCGCGGCCCTCGCGCTGCTGGGTACCGCCGCGCTGCTGGCGACCGCTGCGGCACCGATCCTGACCACCTATTTCTTCCTGCCGCCGGACGGCAAGGTCAATACGGCGCTGGCCACCGCACTGTGTTTCCTGCTGCTGCCCGCGATCCTGTTCTACGGCCTGTCGGCACTGCTCACCGCGATCCTCAACACCCGGCAGGAGTTCAAACCCGGTGCGTGGGCGCCGGTCCTGAACAACCTCGTCGTGCTCGGCATCCTCGCCGCCTACTGGCTGCTCCCGGGAGAGATCTCGCTCGACCCGGTCCGGATCAGCGACCCGCACGTGTTGCTGCTGGGGCTCGGTGTCACGGCCGGTGTCGTCACCCAGGCGATGAGCCTGATCCCCGCGATCCGCCGGCAGGGGATCTCGCTGCGCCCGCTGTGGGGCCTCGACGACCGGCTCAAGCAGTTCGGCGGCATGGCGATCGCGATCGTGCTGTACGTACTGATCAGCCAGGTCGGCATGGTGTTCGCCACCCGCGTGTCGGCACACGCCGACGAGGCCGGCCCCGCGATCTACAACAACGCCTGGCTGCTGCTGCAACTGCCGTACGGCGTCCTCGGTGTCACCGTGCTGACCGCGATCATGCCGCGGCTCAGCCGCAATGCCGCCGCCGACGACACCCCCGCCGTCGTCGACGACCTGTCGGTAGCCACCCGCCTGACGATGATCGCGCTCATCCCGGTCATCACGTTCCTGACCTTCGCCGGCCCGCAGGTCGGTCACGCCCTGTACGGCTACGGCAACTTCGGTGCCGGCAACGCCGAACGGCTCGGCGAGGCCGTCAGCTGGTCGGCGTTCACACTCGTCCCGTACTCGCTGGTGCTGATCCACCTGCGCGTGTTCTACGCCCGCGAACAGGCGTGGACCCCGACGTGGATCATCCTCGGCATCACCGGTGTGAAGATCGTGCTGTCGGCGCTGACACCGCTCGTCGCCGCGGACAACCAGCAGGTGGTGGTCCTCCTCGGTGCCGCGAACGGTCTCTCGTTCATCGCCGGAGCGCTCATCGGTGGGTTCCTGCTGCACCGCAGCCTCGGCGACCTGCGGATGGCGAACGTCGGCAAGACGGTGTGGGTGGTGCTGCTCGCGTCCGGTGCCGGCGCCGTCGTGATGTACGCGGCCGACACCCTCCTCGGCCTCGACCGGCTGTCCGAGAACTTCGGCGGCCCGGGCGCGATGATCCGGGTCGCGGTCACCGGCGCCCTGATGCTGGTCGTCACGTTCGTCCTGTTGTGGCTCGCGAAGGTGCCGGAGATCCTCGCGATCACGGTGGCCGTCCGCCGCCGGATCCCGGGACTCGGCGGCTCCGCCCCCGAACCGTCCGACACGCAGCGCGGATACGAGTCGGAGACCGAGCTGATTCCGGTGGTCCGGGACCTGCCGCGGTCCATCGATAGACCGGACGGTCTCCCGTACCCTGGACGCAGCGCATACGTCGGTCAGGACTACATACCCGACGAGTTCATAGAAGGAGCGCGTGTGAGCGACGACGACGGTGCCGACGACAAGACCGGTACGGCCGGCGACGCCGGCAACATCACTGCCGACACCCCGTCCGGCACCACCGTCGAGAACGACACCCCGGCCGCCCCGGAGCCGTCGGACATCCCGGAACGTCCTCGCCGCCGCGACCTGAACGTCGACACCGGGGTGTTCCCGATCGGGTCGCCGCAGCTGCCGCCGATCCGGGTCTCGGGCCCCGACACCGAGCCTCGGCGCCCGCTGCGCGGCCCCCAGCTGATCGCCGGCGCGTCCGTCGCGGGTGGGCGCTACCGGCTCCTGGCCCCGCACGGCAGCGCCCGGGGACTGCAGTTCTGGCAGGCCCTCGACGTCAAGCTCGACCGCGAGGTCGCACTCACGTTCGTCGACGCCGACCAGCAGGCCGAGGGCCAGGCGGCGACCGGCCCCGACGGACCGCAGGCCATCCTGTCGCGGACCCTGCGCCTGGGCCGGATCAACTCGCCCGGCCTGGCCCGCGTCCTCGACGTGGTACGCGGCAGCTCGGGCGGCATCGTCGTCGCCGAGTGGACGCCGGGCCGGTCACTGAAGGAGATGGCCGAGACCGAGCCGTCACCGATCGGTGCCGCCCGCGCGGTGCGGGCACTCGCCGCGGCCGCGGAGGCCGCCCACCGTGGTGGCAGTGCCCTGTCGATCGACGCCCCGGACCGGATCCGCATCAGCACGGCCGGTGACGCGGTGCTCGCGTTCCCGGGCACCCTGTCCGACGCCGACCCCACGTCGGACGTCCGTGGCCTCGGTGCGATGCTCTACGCCCTCGTCACCGACCGCTGGCCGCTGCCGGACGCCGGCGACGGGTCCGGCATGCAGGCCGCCGACCGGGACGAGTCGGGCCGTCCCGTCGAGCCCCGGGTCGCGCGCCCCGACGTGCCGTTCGAGATCTCCGCGGTCGCGGCCCGGGCACTCGGCGGGGACAGCGGTATCCGCACCGCCGCCACCGTGCAGCACATCCTGGACCAGGCCACGGTCGTCGACCAGAAGACCGATCTCATGCCCGCGCTGCGGCTCGGTCAGCGGGCCCCGGGTAGTTCCGGGCACGCCCTGGCCGACCCGGAGGCCGTGGCAGCCGAGAAGCAGAAGTCGAATCGCACACTGATCGCGCTGGTGTCGCTCGGTGCCCTCACCGTGCTGGTGCTGGCGCTGATCGGCTGGTGGCTGGCGAACCTGCTCACCGGCGGCAGTTCCGACGAGCCGCTCACCGACCAGAACTTCGGGCTGACGACCACGGCGGTGGCACCGCCGCCGTCGACCGAAGCCCCCACGGCCGCACCCGCGGTGACGACCACGGTGGCCCCGGCCTCGGTGTCGGTGTTCTCGCCGCAGGGCACCCCGGACAGTGCCGCGAACGCGCCACTGGCGATCGACGGGGACCCGGCGACGGCGTGGAGCACCGACGCGTACTTCCAGCCGTTCCCGTCGCTCAAGTCCGGGGTGGGGTTGATGGTGTCGCTGCCGGAGGCCGCGAAACTGGCGGGCGTGCAGATCATGTCGTCCACCCCCGACACGCAGGTGGAGATCCGGACTGCACCGGCACCGAACACGTCGCTCGACCAGACCCGGGTGATCGGGAACGCCACCCTGCGGGACGGGGTGACGGACATCCCGGTGTCCGCAGACGGTGCCACCAAGAACGTGCTCGTGTGGATCACCGGCCTGAGCACGGCGGACGGGAAGAACCAGTCCAGCATCGCCGAGA from Prescottella sp. R16 includes these protein-coding regions:
- a CDS encoding lipid II flippase MurJ → MGPPPGLRPGPPGPPPPRIQPQRPLPSRPAPVTTAPAPAPAAEPEKKSLLAATGSIAIATLISRITGFLKQLLLLTALGPAVASAFTVASQIPNMISELVLGAVLTAIVVPVLVRAEREDPDQGAAFVRRLFTAALALLGTAALLATAAAPILTTYFFLPPDGKVNTALATALCFLLLPAILFYGLSALLTAILNTRQEFKPGAWAPVLNNLVVLGILAAYWLLPGEISLDPVRISDPHVLLLGLGVTAGVVTQAMSLIPAIRRQGISLRPLWGLDDRLKQFGGMAIAIVLYVLISQVGMVFATRVSAHADEAGPAIYNNAWLLLQLPYGVLGVTVLTAIMPRLSRNAAADDTPAVVDDLSVATRLTMIALIPVITFLTFAGPQVGHALYGYGNFGAGNAERLGEAVSWSAFTLVPYSLVLIHLRVFYAREQAWTPTWIILGITGVKIVLSALTPLVAADNQQVVVLLGAANGLSFIAGALIGGFLLHRSLGDLRMANVGKTVWVVLLASGAGAVVMYAADTLLGLDRLSENFGGPGAMIRVAVTGALMLVVTFVLLWLAKVPEILAITVAVRRRIPGLGGSAPEPSDTQRGYESETELIPVVRDLPRSIDRPDGLPYPGRSAYVGQDYIPDEFIEGARVSDDDGADDKTGTAGDAGNITADTPSGTTVENDTPAAPEPSDIPERPRRRDLNVDTGVFPIGSPQLPPIRVSGPDTEPRRPLRGPQLIAGASVAGGRYRLLAPHGSARGLQFWQALDVKLDREVALTFVDADQQAEGQAATGPDGPQAILSRTLRLGRINSPGLARVLDVVRGSSGGIVVAEWTPGRSLKEMAETEPSPIGAARAVRALAAAAEAAHRGGSALSIDAPDRIRISTAGDAVLAFPGTLSDADPTSDVRGLGAMLYALVTDRWPLPDAGDGSGMQAADRDESGRPVEPRVARPDVPFEISAVAARALGGDSGIRTAATVQHILDQATVVDQKTDLMPALRLGQRAPGSSGHALADPEAVAAEKQKSNRTLIALVSLGALTVLVLALIGWWLANLLTGGSSDEPLTDQNFGLTTTAVAPPPSTEAPTAAPAVTTTVAPASVSVFSPQGTPDSAANAPLAIDGDPATAWSTDAYFQPFPSLKSGVGLMVSLPEAAKLAGVQIMSSTPDTQVEIRTAPAPNTSLDQTRVIGNATLRDGVTDIPVSADGATKNVLVWITGLSTADGKNQSSIAEITFTAAP